One window of the Deltaproteobacteria bacterium genome contains the following:
- a CDS encoding M23 family metallopeptidase, which produces MLRENALENAAQLAAGSSLFVPGAERELPIPPPDPPLMTRAPVRRRSPSSIPRAGVQRLDPAALGEPLAWPAPGVLISGFGERERDHHDGIDLACPEGTPVRAAEDGIVLFSGEQRGYGNLVLLAHDRDVVTVYAHNAKNLVSQGDKVSRGEQIARVGKTGNATGPHLHFEVRVGTQPRDPLGFLR; this is translated from the coding sequence ATGCTGCGCGAGAACGCCCTCGAGAATGCCGCCCAGCTCGCCGCAGGGAGCTCGCTCTTCGTACCGGGAGCGGAGCGGGAGCTGCCGATTCCGCCCCCCGATCCGCCGCTGATGACTCGCGCTCCGGTCCGCCGCCGCTCGCCTTCGTCCATTCCTCGCGCGGGAGTGCAGCGGCTCGACCCCGCCGCGCTGGGCGAGCCCCTCGCCTGGCCTGCGCCGGGCGTCCTCATCTCCGGATTCGGGGAGCGGGAGCGCGATCACCACGACGGGATCGATCTTGCGTGTCCCGAGGGGACCCCGGTGCGCGCGGCCGAAGACGGGATCGTGCTCTTCTCGGGCGAGCAGCGCGGGTACGGGAACCTGGTCCTGCTCGCCCACGACCGCGACGTCGTGACGGTGTACGCGCACAACGCGAAGAACCTGGTTTCGCAGGGCGACAAGGTGTCGCGCGGAGAGCAGATCGCGCGGGTAGGAAAGACGGGCAACGCCACCGGACCGCACCTGCATTTCGAGGTCCGCGTCGGTACCCAGCCCCGGGATCCGCTGGGGTTTCTGCGCTGA